A genomic window from Streptomyces sp. MST-110588 includes:
- a CDS encoding SGNH/GDSL hydrolase family protein, giving the protein MSSHLARRTGIAVLSAGVLAVLPVSPVSPAAGGGSAHAATAGTGADSAAAAAAVGEGGWRGGWAAAPQSPSDLIPNWAVKGFERQTVRQVVRVSTGGSRARIELSNRYGRTPLTITGATLARTDKGAAVKEGSVRELRFGHRRSVTIPAGGEVRSDGIPMKVKALESLTVTLYVAGPTGPATYHALASATSYRAAGDHRADTAAGAFTETSQSWYFLSGVEVSGSQEPHRGTGREPYRGGGRDAYRGGGRDAVVAFGDSITDGYASTVDADNRYPDELAERFVAAGRPRSVLNQGISGNQLTTDSSWAGEKGVTRFRHDVLGEPRVGTVIVMEGINDIGMSGWKDAPTPTPDVSVQQLINGQRDVIRQAHAKGVKVIGATLTPFKGAMYYSERGEAKRDALNHWIRTSGEFDAVVDMDRELADPADPDRLAPAYDSGDHLHPNDAGYHAMAEAIDLDTL; this is encoded by the coding sequence ATGTCGAGTCATCTGGCAAGACGTACGGGAATCGCGGTGCTCTCGGCCGGGGTACTGGCCGTACTGCCCGTGTCGCCGGTGTCGCCCGCGGCAGGGGGCGGCAGCGCCCATGCCGCCACGGCCGGTACCGGTGCCGATTCCGCTGCTGCTGCCGCCGCCGTCGGGGAAGGCGGGTGGCGGGGCGGCTGGGCCGCTGCCCCGCAGTCGCCGAGCGATCTGATCCCGAACTGGGCGGTCAAGGGCTTCGAGCGGCAGACGGTCCGGCAGGTCGTACGGGTGAGCACCGGCGGCTCCCGGGCCCGTATCGAGCTGTCCAACCGGTACGGCCGTACGCCGCTGACGATCACCGGCGCGACCCTGGCCCGTACGGACAAGGGCGCGGCGGTCAAGGAAGGCTCGGTCCGCGAGCTGCGCTTCGGGCACCGGCGGTCGGTGACGATCCCGGCGGGCGGTGAGGTGCGCAGCGACGGGATACCGATGAAGGTCAAGGCGCTGGAGTCCCTGACGGTCACGCTGTACGTGGCCGGGCCGACCGGGCCGGCCACGTACCACGCCCTCGCCTCGGCCACGAGCTACCGGGCGGCGGGCGACCACCGCGCCGACACCGCGGCCGGGGCGTTCACCGAGACGTCGCAGTCCTGGTACTTCCTCTCGGGAGTCGAGGTCTCGGGCAGCCAGGAGCCGCACCGCGGTACGGGCCGGGAACCGTACCGGGGCGGAGGCCGGGACGCGTACCGGGGCGGAGGCCGGGACGCGGTGGTGGCCTTCGGCGACTCCATCACCGACGGCTACGCCTCCACCGTCGACGCGGACAACCGCTACCCCGACGAGCTGGCCGAGCGCTTCGTGGCCGCCGGGCGCCCGCGCAGCGTCCTCAACCAGGGCATCAGCGGCAACCAGCTCACCACCGACTCCTCCTGGGCCGGGGAGAAGGGAGTCACCCGCTTCCGGCACGATGTGCTCGGCGAGCCGCGGGTCGGCACGGTGATCGTGATGGAGGGAATCAACGACATCGGGATGAGCGGGTGGAAGGACGCACCGACCCCCACCCCCGACGTATCGGTGCAGCAACTGATCAACGGCCAGCGCGACGTGATCCGCCAGGCGCACGCCAAGGGCGTCAAGGTGATCGGTGCGACCCTGACGCCGTTCAAGGGCGCGATGTACTACTCCGAGCGCGGCGAAGCCAAGCGGGACGCCCTGAACCACTGGATACGCACCTCCGGCGAGTTCGACGCGGTGGTCGACATGGACCGCGAACTGGCCGACCCCGCCGACCCGGACCGGCTGGCTCCCGCGTACGACTCCGGTGACCACCTCCACCCGAACGACGCCGGGTACCACGCCATGGCCGAGGCCATAGACCTCGACACCCTCTGA